In one window of Paraburkholderia phymatum STM815 DNA:
- a CDS encoding MFS transporter: MAVHTAAHHSSGQVLPFRESLLAMLGVSFVSMLVALDQTVVGTALPTIVADLKGFELYAWVATSYLLTSVITVPIFGRLGDYYGRKPFVIASIVVFTAASVLCGAANNMLFLVIARGLQGIGGGMLVGTAFACIPDLFPDSVVRLRWQVLMSTAFGIANAVGPSLGGFLTQYYGWRSVFYVNLPVGLLSLFFVWRYLPHLRHVVHEGKMRLDWPGALLIALSLGSLQVFVELLPKHGVTASAAGLLVLSVASAIALWQWEKRFPQAILPVDMFRNGSLSALFMLAVLGGFAMFSLLFYAPLLFQGGFGMMPNEAGLVITPLVVFITIGSIANGRIVSRIPNPNVMLFVGFALFAAASLGVVIATRSMPHWLLMLFMTLGGLGLGFVLPNLTVFAQQTAGREHLGIATALLQSLRMIGGMIGTALTGTLVTHMYASGVRSALDGDHAYKWFADLGDPQILVNRDAQQTLLGEMARAGHNGALLLESARESLVGAIHMGLALGALVSILAIWQSRRVPPVKLRKQVEPVVHVD; the protein is encoded by the coding sequence ATGGCCGTGCATACCGCCGCCCACCATTCGAGTGGGCAAGTTTTACCTTTCCGGGAGTCGCTGCTGGCGATGCTCGGCGTCTCGTTCGTCTCGATGCTGGTCGCGCTCGACCAGACAGTCGTCGGCACTGCGCTGCCGACTATCGTCGCGGATCTCAAGGGTTTCGAGCTGTACGCATGGGTCGCGACGTCGTATTTGCTGACTTCCGTGATCACCGTGCCGATTTTCGGGCGCCTCGGCGACTACTACGGGCGCAAGCCATTTGTGATCGCGTCGATCGTCGTGTTCACGGCGGCGTCCGTGCTCTGCGGTGCGGCCAACAACATGCTGTTTCTGGTGATCGCGCGCGGCTTGCAGGGCATCGGCGGCGGCATGCTGGTCGGCACCGCGTTCGCCTGCATTCCCGATCTGTTTCCCGATTCCGTGGTGCGCCTGCGCTGGCAGGTGTTGATGAGCACGGCGTTCGGCATTGCCAACGCGGTGGGACCGTCACTCGGCGGTTTTCTCACCCAATATTACGGCTGGCGCTCGGTGTTCTATGTAAATCTGCCCGTCGGCCTGCTGTCGCTGTTTTTTGTCTGGCGATATCTGCCGCACCTTCGGCACGTCGTTCATGAAGGCAAGATGCGGCTCGACTGGCCCGGCGCGTTGCTAATCGCGCTGTCGCTAGGCAGCTTGCAGGTGTTCGTCGAACTGCTGCCGAAGCACGGCGTGACGGCGTCGGCGGCCGGCTTGCTGGTCCTGAGCGTCGCGAGCGCGATCGCGCTGTGGCAATGGGAGAAGCGCTTCCCGCAAGCCATTCTTCCCGTCGACATGTTCCGCAACGGGAGCCTGTCTGCGCTGTTCATGCTGGCCGTGCTCGGCGGCTTCGCAATGTTCTCGCTGCTGTTCTATGCGCCGCTGCTGTTTCAGGGCGGATTCGGCATGATGCCGAACGAGGCTGGGCTCGTGATCACGCCGCTCGTCGTCTTCATCACGATCGGCAGCATCGCGAACGGGCGCATCGTGTCGCGCATTCCGAATCCGAACGTGATGCTGTTCGTCGGTTTCGCGCTGTTTGCGGCGGCGTCGCTCGGCGTGGTGATCGCGACGCGTTCGATGCCGCACTGGCTGCTGATGCTGTTCATGACGCTCGGCGGCCTCGGCCTCGGTTTCGTGCTGCCGAATCTCACCGTGTTCGCGCAGCAGACGGCGGGCCGCGAGCATCTCGGCATCGCGACGGCGCTGCTGCAGTCGCTGCGCATGATCGGCGGGATGATCGGCACGGCGTTGACGGGCACGCTCGTCACGCATATGTACGCGAGCGGCGTGCGCAGCGCGCTCGATGGCGACCATGCGTACAAGTGGTTCGCCGATCTGGGCGATCCGCAGATTCTCGTGAATCGCGATGCCCAGCAGACGCTTTTAGGCGAGATGGCGCGGGCCGGACACAACGGCGCGCTGCTGCTGGAGTCGGCGCGCGAATCGCTGGTTGGCGCGATCCATATGGGCCTGGCGCTTGGTGCGCTGGTGTCGATCCTTGCAATCTGGCAGAGCCGGCGCGTACCGCCCGTCAAGCTGCGCAAGCAGGTCGAGCCGGTCGTCCATGTAGACTGA
- a CDS encoding CHRD domain-containing protein: MIAIRKLSMVAVICALASGVALADTVELKADLEPSSEVPPRVSHGHGALEATFDTSTRTLKWTTTYDGLSGPVTMAHFHGPAPVGQNAKVQVPIEKNALASPMKGSATLTEQQVTDLMAGQWYFNIHTAQNPSGEIRGQVLPAN, translated from the coding sequence ATGATTGCGATTCGAAAGCTGAGCATGGTGGCAGTGATATGCGCGCTGGCGTCGGGTGTTGCGCTCGCGGATACGGTGGAGCTGAAGGCGGACCTTGAGCCGTCGAGCGAAGTGCCTCCGCGCGTGAGTCACGGACATGGCGCATTGGAGGCCACCTTCGATACGTCGACCCGGACACTCAAGTGGACGACCACTTACGACGGTCTGTCGGGCCCGGTGACGATGGCGCACTTCCACGGTCCGGCGCCCGTCGGCCAGAACGCGAAGGTACAGGTCCCTATCGAGAAGAATGCGCTGGCGAGCCCGATGAAGGGTTCGGCGACACTCACGGAGCAACAGGTTACGGACCTGATGGCGGGCCAGTGGTACTTCAACATTCACACTGCGCAAAACCCGTCCGGCGAGATCCGCGGTCAGGTGCTGCCGGCAAATTAG
- a CDS encoding EcsC family protein, with the protein MEPATLAALPLSADDLEALRRARYKLESPALAMKLASIVGSPMEKLISRMPALASDKVNDATQLALRKCLQIALRTLGRPMGGASLGVNDRPSNLLHKFAVATTGAAGGAFGLLALPVELPVTTTLMFRSICDIARSEGENLTSVDIQLQCLTVLGMGGTSKADDDADYGYFIMRGALAQAVSKASSEIATKGFSTHGSAALLRLLNTIASRFSVQVSEQIAAKSIPAIGAVLGAMVNTVFIDHFQQVAHGHFTVRRLERQYGTDVVQAAYQAIEVSLDG; encoded by the coding sequence ATGGAACCAGCCACGCTCGCCGCCTTGCCGCTTTCCGCCGACGATCTCGAGGCGCTGCGTCGCGCCAGATACAAACTCGAAAGCCCTGCGCTGGCGATGAAACTCGCGAGCATCGTCGGCTCGCCAATGGAAAAACTGATCTCGCGCATGCCGGCTCTCGCCAGCGACAAGGTCAACGACGCGACGCAGCTCGCGCTGCGAAAATGCCTGCAGATCGCGCTGCGCACGCTCGGGCGCCCGATGGGTGGCGCTTCCCTCGGCGTCAATGACCGGCCGAGCAATCTGCTGCACAAATTCGCCGTCGCGACGACGGGCGCCGCGGGGGGCGCGTTCGGGCTGCTCGCGCTGCCCGTCGAATTGCCCGTCACGACGACGCTGATGTTCCGCTCGATCTGCGATATCGCGCGTAGCGAGGGCGAGAACCTGACGTCCGTCGACATCCAACTGCAATGTCTGACGGTGCTCGGCATGGGCGGCACATCGAAAGCCGACGACGATGCCGACTATGGCTACTTCATCATGCGCGGCGCACTGGCGCAGGCCGTGTCGAAGGCGTCATCCGAAATTGCGACGAAGGGCTTCTCGACACACGGCTCCGCAGCGTTGCTGCGACTGTTGAACACGATCGCGTCGCGCTTTTCGGTGCAGGTGAGCGAACAGATCGCCGCGAAGTCGATACCCGCTATCGGCGCAGTGCTGGGCGCGATGGTCAACACCGTGTTCATCGATCACTTCCAGCAGGTCGCACACGGGCATTTCACTGTGAGACGGCTCGAACGCCAGTACGGCACAGATGTCGTGCAGGCCGCGTATCAGGCGATCGAGGTTTCGCTCGACGGCTGA
- a CDS encoding 5'-nucleotidase has translation MAFSLNDKLVVAISSRALFDFEEENGVYEEGDLHAYETLQRARLNVPAKPGVAFPLIRKLLALNAGAHRVEVVILSRSDPISGLRAFSSCREHGLAIERGVFTRGRAPFAYLKPLNASLFLSANQDDVRDALAAGFPAARVLPESAKMAGKYPDEIRIAFDGDAVLFSDEAERVFQKDGLGAFVGHETDNKDLPLADGPLKPLLKALHRLQTLADEAAPMHIRTALVTARSAPAHERAIRTLMAWNIEIDEAMFLGGLDKGAFLREFEPDFFFDDQIRHCESARDVTAIGHVVSGIVNVS, from the coding sequence ATGGCTTTTTCGCTCAACGACAAGCTTGTAGTGGCGATCTCCTCGCGCGCGCTGTTCGATTTCGAGGAAGAAAACGGCGTGTACGAGGAAGGCGATCTGCATGCGTACGAAACGCTGCAGCGCGCACGGCTGAATGTGCCCGCGAAGCCCGGCGTCGCCTTTCCGCTGATTCGCAAGCTGCTGGCGCTGAATGCGGGCGCGCATCGCGTCGAAGTGGTGATTCTGTCGCGCAGCGATCCCATTAGCGGCCTGCGCGCATTCAGTTCGTGTCGCGAGCACGGGCTGGCGATCGAGCGCGGTGTGTTCACGCGCGGCCGTGCGCCGTTTGCGTATCTGAAGCCGTTGAACGCGTCGCTGTTTTTGTCCGCGAATCAGGACGACGTGCGCGATGCTTTGGCGGCCGGCTTCCCCGCCGCACGCGTGTTGCCGGAATCGGCGAAAATGGCAGGTAAGTATCCGGACGAAATCCGCATTGCGTTCGATGGCGACGCCGTGCTGTTTTCCGACGAAGCCGAGCGCGTGTTTCAGAAGGACGGGCTTGGGGCCTTTGTCGGCCACGAGACCGACAACAAGGATCTGCCCCTCGCCGACGGACCGCTGAAGCCTTTGCTCAAGGCGCTGCACCGTTTGCAGACGCTCGCCGACGAAGCCGCGCCGATGCACATTCGCACTGCGCTGGTGACGGCGCGTTCGGCGCCGGCGCATGAGCGGGCGATCCGCACACTGATGGCCTGGAACATCGAAATCGACGAGGCGATGTTTCTTGGCGGGCTGGACAAGGGCGCGTTTCTGCGCGAGTTCGAGCCGGACTTTTTCTTCGACGACCAAATTCGCCACTGTGAATCGGCCCGTGACGTGACAGCGATCGGGCATGTCGTGAGTGGCATCGTGAACGTATCATGA
- a CDS encoding amino acid deaminase codes for MKVTNYQGATIDPYSKGLGNVPGTSIQLSDASRLEWNLLDEDVSLPAAVLYADRIEHNLNWMQKFVAEYGVKLAPHGKTTMAPQLFRRQIETGAWGITLATAHQVRAAYHGGVSRVLMANQLVGKRNMLMIAELLSDPDFEFFCLVDSVEGVEQLGKFFGSVKKQLQVLIELGVPGGRTGVRNDAQTQAVLDAIARFPDSLKLAGIELYEGVLKEEQEVRDFLRSAVKLTLELSDKGRFARTPAVLSGAGSAWYDVVAEEFQKASRKDRIEIVLRPGCYLTHDVGIYRKAQTDIFKRNPVAKRMGEGLLPALHLWAYVQSIPEPDRAIIGLGKRDSAFDAGYPEPAKHYRPGAEKPRDITADEGWEIFGMMDQHAYLRIPVGADLKVGDMIAFDISHPCLTFDKWRQVLVVDPSYRVTEVIETFF; via the coding sequence ATGAAAGTTACAAACTATCAGGGAGCGACGATCGACCCTTATAGCAAGGGCTTGGGCAACGTACCCGGCACAAGCATCCAGTTGTCGGACGCGTCGCGCCTCGAATGGAATCTGCTCGACGAGGACGTAAGTCTGCCCGCTGCTGTTTTGTACGCGGACCGCATCGAGCACAACCTGAACTGGATGCAGAAGTTCGTCGCCGAGTACGGCGTGAAGCTCGCACCTCATGGCAAGACCACGATGGCGCCGCAATTGTTCCGCCGCCAGATCGAAACGGGTGCATGGGGCATCACGCTGGCGACCGCACATCAGGTGCGCGCCGCGTATCACGGCGGCGTATCGCGCGTGCTGATGGCGAATCAGCTGGTCGGTAAGCGCAACATGTTGATGATCGCCGAACTGCTGAGCGATCCGGACTTCGAATTCTTCTGCCTCGTTGACTCCGTGGAAGGAGTCGAGCAACTCGGCAAGTTCTTCGGCTCGGTGAAGAAACAGTTGCAGGTGCTGATCGAACTCGGCGTGCCGGGCGGCCGCACAGGTGTTCGCAATGACGCGCAGACGCAGGCCGTACTTGACGCAATCGCGCGTTTTCCCGACTCGCTGAAGCTCGCGGGCATCGAACTGTATGAAGGTGTATTGAAGGAAGAGCAGGAAGTGCGCGACTTCCTGCGCAGTGCCGTGAAGCTCACGCTCGAACTGTCGGACAAGGGCCGCTTCGCGCGTACGCCCGCCGTGCTGTCAGGCGCAGGGTCGGCGTGGTACGACGTCGTCGCGGAAGAATTCCAGAAGGCGTCGCGCAAGGACCGCATTGAAATCGTGCTGCGTCCGGGCTGCTATCTGACGCACGACGTCGGCATCTATCGGAAGGCGCAGACGGACATCTTCAAGCGCAATCCCGTTGCGAAGCGCATGGGCGAAGGCCTGTTGCCCGCGCTGCATTTGTGGGCCTATGTGCAGTCGATTCCCGAACCGGACCGCGCGATCATCGGTCTCGGCAAGCGCGATTCAGCGTTCGATGCCGGCTATCCCGAGCCCGCGAAGCACTATCGGCCCGGCGCCGAGAAGCCGCGCGATATCACCGCCGATGAAGGCTGGGAAATTTTTGGCATGATGGATCAGCATGCGTATCTGCGGATTCCCGTAGGCGCCGATCTCAAGGTCGGCGACATGATCGCGTTCGACATCTCACATCCGTGCCTGACGTTCGACAAATGGCGTCAGGTGCTGGTGGTCGACCCGTCGTACCGCGTCACGGAAGTGATCGAAACGTTCTTCTGA
- a CDS encoding MarR family winged helix-turn-helix transcriptional regulator, whose product MEEQDRVAILHQFGRTYRAFMSAFEGRVGHPMPRWRILLALYEQAGESSQKKLVERLRIDPGALTRQLKSLEAMGWIARSMDERDNRITNVKLTTEGRAAIETSLPSRNAFLHDTMAALPDHVLAGLSSALTMLEARIGEVAAGASTDAESADAGR is encoded by the coding sequence ATGGAAGAACAGGACCGCGTCGCTATCCTTCATCAGTTTGGCCGCACGTATCGCGCGTTCATGTCGGCGTTCGAAGGACGCGTCGGACACCCGATGCCGCGCTGGCGCATTCTGCTGGCGCTCTACGAGCAGGCTGGCGAGTCGTCGCAGAAGAAACTGGTCGAGCGTCTGCGCATCGATCCGGGTGCGCTCACGCGACAGCTGAAGTCGCTCGAAGCGATGGGCTGGATCGCGCGCAGCATGGACGAGCGCGACAACCGCATCACGAACGTGAAGCTCACGACGGAAGGCCGCGCGGCGATCGAAACGAGCCTGCCGAGCCGGAACGCGTTCCTGCACGACACGATGGCGGCCTTGCCCGACCATGTGCTCGCCGGCCTGTCGAGCGCGCTGACGATGCTCGAAGCGCGCATCGGCGAAGTGGCGGCAGGCGCGTCGACCGATGCGGAGTCTGCCGACGCAGGGCGTTGA
- the queF gene encoding NADPH-dependent 7-cyano-7-deazaguanine reductase QueF (Catalyzes the NADPH-dependent reduction of 7-cyano-7-deazaguanine (preQ0) to 7-aminomethyl-7-deazaguanine (preQ1) in queuosine biosynthesis), with product MTPEQSPLGKPSSYTEQYDASLLFPIARKNARDQIGIGATLPFFGTDIWNAYELSWLNARGKPQIAIATFYVPADSPNIVESKSFKLYLGSFAQSSFDSIDVVRDTIKRDVSAACGSSVSLHLYPPAEFSKLGLEEFEGTSLDRLDLDAEVYQPDASILKAALDEAPVEETLFSNLLKSNCPVTGQPDWGSVQIHYVGPQIDHAALLRYIISYRNHTGFHEQCVEKIFLDVMKVCQPVKLAVYARYTRRGGLDINPFRTNFNLPMPDNLRTARQ from the coding sequence ATGACACCCGAACAATCCCCGCTGGGCAAGCCGTCCAGCTACACCGAACAATACGACGCGTCGCTGCTCTTTCCGATCGCGCGCAAGAACGCGCGCGACCAGATCGGCATCGGCGCAACGCTGCCGTTCTTCGGCACGGATATCTGGAACGCGTATGAACTGTCGTGGCTGAACGCGCGCGGCAAGCCGCAGATCGCCATCGCGACGTTTTATGTGCCTGCCGATTCGCCGAATATCGTCGAGTCGAAGTCGTTCAAGCTTTATCTCGGCTCATTTGCGCAGAGTTCGTTTGATTCGATCGACGTGGTACGCGACACCATCAAGCGCGATGTTTCTGCTGCGTGCGGGTCGTCAGTGTCGTTGCATCTTTATCCGCCGGCGGAGTTTTCCAAGCTCGGGTTGGAGGAGTTCGAAGGGACTTCGCTGGATCGTCTCGATCTCGACGCCGAGGTTTATCAGCCGGACGCTTCCATACTCAAGGCGGCGCTCGATGAGGCGCCTGTTGAGGAAACGTTGTTTTCCAATCTCTTGAAGTCGAATTGCCCGGTGACCGGCCAGCCCGATTGGGGTTCGGTGCAGATTCACTACGTCGGACCGCAGATCGATCACGCAGCGCTGCTGCGTTACATCATTTCTTATCGGAACCATACTGGGTTCCATGAGCAGTGTGTCGAGAAGATCTTTCTCGATGTGATGAAGGTTTGTCAGCCCGTCAAACTGGCGGTGTACGCGCGGTATACGCGGCGCGGCGGTCTTGATATCAATCCGTTTCGGACCAACTTTAATCTGCCTATGCCGGATAATTTGCGTACTGCCCGGCAGTAG
- a CDS encoding MurR/RpiR family transcriptional regulator, translated as MNSSAEPVAFDIVARIAECAPGLRSAERKVAALILDDLTGASRASIGALAERAEVSVATVTRFAKAVGCRDVRELKLRLAQAAAVGQRFLQTSAQNDDTPEPLATRVFDELQTALTHNHQLLCQAPVEQAAAALREARMIYVFGMGGGSTALADEMRFRLVRLGRPVATYQDALLQRMVASTVSRDTVVIALSTTGRVPEMVDSCKIARSYGATLITVTAPASPLAKLADWVIPIVAFETDFIYKPSSSRYAMMMALDVLVTELALSLGDESRELLRRMKHALDAHRGGGDRQPLGD; from the coding sequence ATGAATTCCTCTGCCGAACCCGTTGCCTTCGACATCGTCGCCCGCATTGCAGAATGCGCACCCGGGTTGCGCTCGGCCGAGCGCAAGGTCGCGGCGCTGATTCTCGACGACCTGACGGGCGCGTCGCGCGCTAGCATCGGCGCACTGGCCGAAAGAGCCGAAGTGAGCGTCGCGACGGTCACGCGGTTCGCGAAGGCCGTCGGTTGCCGCGACGTGCGCGAGCTGAAGTTGCGGCTCGCGCAGGCGGCGGCCGTCGGCCAGCGCTTCCTGCAGACTAGCGCGCAAAACGATGACACGCCCGAGCCATTGGCGACGCGGGTCTTCGACGAGTTGCAGACGGCGCTCACGCACAATCATCAGTTGCTGTGTCAGGCACCCGTTGAGCAGGCGGCAGCCGCGCTGCGCGAAGCGCGCATGATTTACGTGTTCGGCATGGGCGGCGGCTCGACCGCGCTCGCCGACGAAATGCGCTTCCGCCTCGTCCGTCTGGGCCGGCCTGTTGCGACTTACCAGGACGCGTTGTTGCAGCGCATGGTCGCGTCAACGGTCTCGCGCGACACGGTGGTGATTGCGTTGTCGACGACGGGCCGCGTGCCGGAAATGGTGGACAGCTGCAAGATCGCGCGCAGTTACGGCGCGACGCTGATCACGGTGACGGCGCCCGCATCGCCGCTCGCGAAGCTGGCCGACTGGGTGATTCCCATCGTCGCGTTTGAAACCGACTTCATTTACAAGCCGTCGTCGTCGCGCTACGCGATGATGATGGCGCTCGACGTGCTGGTCACCGAACTCGCGTTGAGTCTCGGTGACGAGAGCCGCGAACTGCTGCGCCGCATGAAGCATGCGCTCGACGCGCATCGCGGCGGCGGCGACCGACAACCGCTAGGAGACTGA
- a CDS encoding RidA family protein, giving the protein MKRYGVEGGKGTGGQVMPFARAVEADGWLFVSGQTPMENGEVINGGIVEQSHKAIQNVMAILSEAGYGPEHVVRCGVWLDDPRDFASFNKVFKEYFGANPPARACVVSSMVIDCKVEVDCVAYKKPAA; this is encoded by the coding sequence ATGAAGCGTTATGGTGTTGAAGGTGGCAAGGGCACGGGCGGTCAGGTCATGCCGTTTGCGCGAGCGGTCGAAGCGGATGGCTGGCTGTTCGTGTCGGGACAGACGCCGATGGAAAACGGCGAAGTGATCAACGGCGGAATCGTCGAGCAGTCGCACAAGGCGATTCAGAACGTGATGGCGATTCTGAGCGAGGCCGGATATGGGCCGGAGCATGTCGTCCGGTGTGGTGTATGGCTCGACGATCCGCGTGATTTTGCTTCCTTCAACAAGGTGTTCAAGGAGTACTTCGGGGCTAATCCGCCTGCGCGGGCGTGCGTTGTGTCGTCGATGGTCATCGACTGTAAAGTCGAAGTGGATTGTGTTGCGTATAAGAAGCCTGCGGCTTGA
- a CDS encoding alpha/beta hydrolase gives MSWQSALACWFLRRQFHPQTRHPIIDARRARRMTAKRAYTPRVPSGWTLHERYGAHDAPLRGEWLTRVDGVHKATILYLHGGGYYFCSPQTHRAASFGLAARSGARVFSLDYRLAPEQPFPAALDDALAAYRRLMEEGSKAESIVIAGDSAGGGLALATLVALRDAGEPMPAGAILFSPWTDLAATGASLQTNDGADPMFHGPSIARAAHLYLGGTPATHPYASPLYADLKGLPPLFMQVSSTEVLLDDSRRVADKARAAGVEIDFEIWPNMPHVWQLWVPFIPEAGRALDLAARFVVRVTDESRNVQPSSETSIA, from the coding sequence ATGAGTTGGCAAAGCGCTCTTGCGTGCTGGTTCCTGCGCCGCCAGTTTCATCCGCAGACGCGGCACCCGATCATCGACGCGCGGCGCGCACGGAGGATGACCGCGAAGCGCGCCTACACGCCGCGCGTGCCGTCGGGCTGGACCTTGCACGAACGATATGGCGCACATGATGCGCCGCTGCGCGGCGAATGGCTGACCCGCGTCGATGGCGTGCACAAAGCCACGATTCTCTACTTGCATGGCGGCGGCTACTACTTCTGCTCGCCGCAGACGCATCGCGCGGCGTCGTTCGGCCTTGCCGCGCGCAGTGGGGCGCGCGTCTTTTCGCTCGATTACCGCCTTGCTCCCGAACAGCCGTTCCCCGCCGCGCTCGATGACGCGCTTGCCGCGTATCGCCGGTTGATGGAAGAAGGGTCGAAGGCAGAGTCGATTGTGATCGCGGGTGATTCGGCGGGCGGCGGCCTGGCGCTCGCGACGCTCGTCGCATTGCGCGACGCAGGCGAGCCGATGCCGGCTGGCGCGATCCTGTTTTCGCCGTGGACCGATCTCGCGGCGACGGGCGCGTCGCTGCAAACCAACGACGGTGCCGATCCGATGTTCCACGGTCCGTCCATCGCGCGCGCCGCGCATCTTTATCTTGGCGGCACGCCCGCGACGCATCCGTACGCTTCGCCGCTCTACGCGGACCTGAAAGGCCTGCCGCCGCTCTTCATGCAGGTGAGCAGCACGGAAGTCCTGCTCGACGACTCACGTCGGGTCGCCGACAAGGCGCGGGCGGCCGGCGTCGAAATCGACTTCGAGATCTGGCCCAATATGCCGCACGTGTGGCAGCTCTGGGTGCCGTTCATTCCCGAGGCGGGCCGCGCGCTCGACCTCGCCGCGCGTTTCGTCGTGCGCGTGACGGACGAGTCGCGCAACGTTCAGCCGTCGAGCGAAACCTCGATCGCCTGA
- a CDS encoding N-acyl-D-amino-acid deacylase family protein, whose product MHSHPEAADTLIVGAQLYDGTGAPPVERDVALRNGRIAAIGNLSNWLAEEVIEANGRALAPGFIDVHTHDDTHVIRSPEMLPKITQGVTTVIVGNCGISASPVSLHGDPPDPMNLLGPRDAFQYPTFAAYVAAVNAAKPSVNVGALIGHTALRNNHMNRLDRAATAREIDGMRAQLEEALANGALGLSSGLAYGSAFAAPTEEVMALAEPLAASGALYTTHMRTEFDAILDAMDEAYRIGKHARVPVIISHLKCAGPSNWGRSVEVLASLEGARQFHPVGCDCYPYNRSSSTLDLKQVTGDIDITITWSTPHPEMAGKTVKEIAAEWGVTQQDAGKRLQPAGAVYHNMSEDDVRRILSHPATMVGSDGLPNDPLPHPRLWGAFPRVLGHYARDQKLIALEEAIRKMTSLSARRFGLKERGEVHIGYHADLVLFDPLRVRDAATFEEPQQAADGIDAVWVNGVLSYRDGVHTGERAGRFVARGATAASRAELADVF is encoded by the coding sequence ATGCATTCGCACCCTGAAGCCGCCGATACGCTGATCGTCGGCGCGCAGTTGTACGATGGCACGGGCGCGCCGCCCGTCGAACGCGACGTCGCGTTGCGCAATGGGAGGATTGCCGCAATCGGCAATCTGTCGAACTGGCTGGCCGAAGAGGTGATCGAGGCGAACGGCCGCGCGCTCGCTCCCGGCTTCATCGACGTGCACACGCACGACGACACCCACGTGATCCGCTCGCCGGAAATGCTGCCGAAGATCACGCAGGGCGTGACGACGGTGATTGTCGGCAATTGCGGCATCAGCGCGTCGCCTGTTTCGCTGCATGGCGATCCACCCGATCCGATGAATTTGCTGGGGCCGCGCGACGCATTCCAGTATCCGACCTTCGCCGCGTATGTCGCTGCCGTGAATGCAGCAAAGCCATCCGTCAACGTGGGCGCGCTGATCGGGCACACAGCGCTGCGCAACAACCATATGAACCGACTGGACCGCGCGGCGACCGCGCGCGAAATCGACGGCATGCGCGCGCAGCTCGAAGAAGCGCTCGCGAACGGCGCGCTCGGCCTGAGTTCCGGCCTTGCCTATGGCTCTGCATTCGCCGCGCCGACGGAAGAAGTGATGGCGCTTGCCGAGCCGCTCGCGGCGTCGGGCGCGTTGTACACGACGCACATGCGCACCGAGTTCGACGCGATTCTCGATGCGATGGACGAGGCATACCGTATCGGCAAGCATGCGCGCGTGCCTGTGATCATTTCGCATCTCAAGTGCGCGGGGCCGTCGAACTGGGGGCGCAGCGTCGAGGTGCTTGCATCGCTTGAAGGGGCGCGGCAGTTCCATCCTGTCGGGTGCGACTGTTATCCGTACAACCGCAGTTCGTCGACGCTCGACCTCAAGCAGGTGACGGGCGACATCGACATTACGATCACCTGGTCGACGCCTCATCCCGAGATGGCGGGGAAGACGGTGAAGGAGATCGCGGCGGAGTGGGGCGTGACGCAGCAGGATGCGGGCAAGCGGCTACAGCCGGCGGGCGCTGTGTATCACAACATGTCCGAGGACGACGTGCGGCGCATCCTCTCGCATCCCGCGACGATGGTCGGCTCGGACGGCTTGCCGAATGATCCGTTGCCGCATCCGCGCTTGTGGGGCGCGTTTCCGCGCGTGCTGGGTCACTATGCGCGCGATCAGAAGCTGATCGCGCTGGAAGAAGCGATTCGCAAGATGACGAGCCTGTCGGCGCGACGCTTCGGCTTGAAGGAGCGCGGCGAGGTGCATATCGGTTATCACGCGGATCTGGTGCTGTTCGATCCGTTGCGCGTGCGCGATGCGGCGACGTTCGAGGAGCCGCAGCAGGCAGCCGATGGCATCGATGCCGTGTGGGTGAATGGCGTGTTGTCGTATCGCGATGGTGTGCATACGGGCGAGCGCGCGGGAAGGTTTGTCGCACGTGGGGCGACGGCGGCGTCTCGGGCCGAACTGGCTGACGTTTTTTGA